A single window of Polaribacter sp. SA4-10 DNA harbors:
- a CDS encoding MFS transporter — MLKIGDKKLIKGWAFYDWANSVYSLVISTAVFPLYYSAITDGKTVSFLWMDWSHPDSLYSYALSFSFLVVALLSPILSGIADYTGSKKKFMKFFCWLGGLSVMSLYFFEGIDTVWIGIVFTVLASIGFWASLVFYNAYLPEVAHPEQQDRASAKGFIYGYTGSVILLIVNLIMIQMPDVFGITAGMASRISFLMVGLWWIGFAQITFSRLPSNVYHKKPKKDYIWKGFRELKIVFKEIQEYDTLKKFLISFFLLSIGVQTIILMAAIFGASELGLPAINLIVTILLVQIVAIVGAFVFSRLSEKWGNIKALKVTILIWMLVCFSAFLLDKNQENVAYYFYGLGVLLGFVQGAIQSLTRSTYSKLLPETEDHATYFSFYDVTEKIAIVLGTFVYGFLYSITDSMQWSVLCMAIFFLASFIILSTLKKTKYVR; from the coding sequence ATGTTAAAAATTGGAGATAAAAAATTAATTAAGGGTTGGGCTTTTTATGATTGGGCAAACTCTGTGTATTCTTTAGTAATTAGTACAGCCGTTTTCCCGCTTTATTATAGTGCAATTACAGACGGAAAAACAGTTTCTTTTCTTTGGATGGATTGGAGCCATCCAGATAGTTTATATAGTTATGCATTGTCTTTTTCATTTTTAGTAGTTGCCTTACTATCTCCTATTTTATCTGGTATTGCAGATTATACTGGAAGTAAGAAAAAATTTATGAAATTTTTCTGTTGGCTTGGTGGTTTATCTGTAATGAGTCTGTATTTTTTTGAAGGAATAGATACTGTTTGGATAGGAATTGTCTTTACCGTGTTAGCAAGTATTGGTTTTTGGGCAAGTTTGGTGTTTTACAATGCGTATTTACCAGAAGTTGCACATCCAGAACAACAAGATAGAGCAAGTGCAAAAGGGTTTATTTATGGTTATACAGGTTCTGTTATCTTATTAATAGTTAATTTAATAATGATACAAATGCCAGATGTTTTTGGTATAACTGCTGGTATGGCTTCTCGTATTTCTTTTTTAATGGTTGGTCTTTGGTGGATTGGTTTTGCTCAAATAACATTTAGTAGATTACCAAGTAATGTTTATCATAAAAAACCTAAAAAAGATTATATATGGAAAGGCTTTAGAGAACTAAAAATTGTCTTTAAAGAAATTCAAGAATATGATACATTAAAAAAATTCTTAATTTCATTTTTTCTTTTAAGTATTGGTGTACAAACCATTATTTTAATGGCTGCAATATTTGGAGCTAGTGAATTAGGTTTACCCGCAATTAATTTAATAGTAACTATTCTATTGGTACAAATAGTAGCAATAGTTGGTGCATTTGTGTTTTCTAGATTATCAGAAAAATGGGGAAATATTAAAGCTTTAAAGGTTACTATTTTAATTTGGATGCTGGTTTGTTTTTCGGCATTTTTATTAGATAAAAATCAAGAAAATGTGGCTTATTATTTTTATGGATTAGGAGTTCTATTAGGCTTTGTACAAGGAGCAATACAATCTTTAACACGTTCTACATACTCTAAATTATTACCAGAAACAGAAGATCATGCAACGTATTTTAGTTTTTATGATGTTACTGAAAAAATTGCTATTGTCTTAGGAACTTTTGTTTATGGATTTCTATATTCCATAACAGATTCTATGCAATGGAGTGTCCTTTGTATGGCCATTTTCTTTTTAGCTTCTTTTATTATTCTGAGTACTTTAAAGAAAACAAAATACGTAAGATAA
- a CDS encoding 3-ketoacyl-ACP reductase, producing MELRNKKAIITGGSRGLGKATAIAFAKLGIDVAITGRNEEKLKETVSELKELGVNAYYEVFDVASYEEVKIGIKNSISNLGTVDILVNNAGIAAFGTLNEMEPKLWEDIIKVNVLGMYYVTKEVLPYLIDKNEGDIINISSTAGLSGNASTSAYSASKFAVIGLSQSLMKEVRKNNIRVNTLTPSTIATDMAKYLGITDGNPESVLQPEDFAQLIIAGLQLPRRAMMISGSLWSTNP from the coding sequence ATGGAATTAAGAAATAAAAAAGCCATTATAACTGGTGGCAGCAGAGGATTAGGAAAAGCAACAGCAATAGCATTTGCAAAACTAGGTATAGATGTTGCTATTACAGGACGCAACGAAGAAAAGCTAAAGGAAACAGTTTCTGAATTAAAGGAACTAGGTGTAAATGCGTATTATGAAGTATTTGATGTAGCTAGTTATGAAGAAGTTAAAATCGGAATAAAAAATAGTATTTCAAACTTAGGAACTGTAGATATTTTAGTAAATAATGCTGGTATTGCCGCTTTTGGAACTTTAAATGAAATGGAACCTAAATTATGGGAAGACATTATTAAAGTGAATGTATTAGGCATGTATTATGTTACTAAAGAAGTACTCCCCTATTTAATTGATAAAAATGAAGGCGATATAATAAATATTTCATCAACTGCAGGGTTAAGTGGAAATGCAAGTACTTCTGCTTATTCTGCTTCTAAATTTGCTGTTATCGGATTGTCACAATCATTAATGAAAGAAGTTCGTAAAAATAACATTCGAGTAAACACTTTAACACCAAGCACCATAGCTACAGATATGGCTAAATATTTAGGAATTACAGATGGTAATCCTGAAAGTGTATTACAACCAGAAGATTTTGCACAATTAATTATTGCAGGCTTACAATTGCCCAGACGTGCAATGATGATTAGCGGATCTTTATGGTCTACAAATCCATAA